The DNA sequence TGAGCACCCGGTAGCAGTCGCAGGAGGCGTTTTCGAGCCCCCGGCGATCAGTGATGGTGATCCGACCGCGATGAAACCGGATGAAACCGGCCTGCTGCAGGATGCCAGCCACGACCGTGACCGAGGGGCGTCGGACACCGAGCATCTGGGCCAGGAACTCCTGGGTCAGGGGGAACTCGTCCGAGCCGACCCGGTCATGGGTGAGCAGCATCCATCGGGCGCAGCGTTCCTCGATCGAGTGCAGGCCGTTGCAGGCCACC is a window from the Acidimicrobiales bacterium genome containing:
- a CDS encoding helix-turn-helix domain-containing protein; the encoded protein is VACNGLHSIEERCARWMLLTHDRVGSDEFPLTQEFLAQMLGVRRPSVTVVAGILQQAGFIRFHRGRITITDRRGLENASCDCYRVLREVFDRLV